The genomic stretch ATTGCGCTTTGATACTTTGATACCTTGATACCAAGGGGAAGGCATGAAGAACCGGCGAATGCGGACAATATCAGTGTTCAGTCAGAAGGGCGGTAGCGGTAAGTCGACGATCGGAATTCACGTCAGCGTCGAGGCGTCGAAATCGCAAAAGACGGCACTGATTGATGCAGACGGGCAGGGCACGGGGCAGGCGTGGGCGAGCGGCCGAGCGAAAGACGAGCCGGCAGTCGTCGCCGGCGCGCCGTCGAACATTCGCGACTTGCTCGCGTCGGCCGAGGCGGAAGGTTACGAGCTGGCGATCGTCGATTGCCCGCCACACATCAACGCAGGTGCGTCCGAGCTGGTGAGCGTCGCCGATCTCGTCGTCGTGCCGGTGCAGCCCACTTTCCCCGATATGGCGGCGCTGAATCGGGCCTTGTCGGTCATTTCGGCCGCCGGCCGGCCGTTCGTGTTCGTCCTGAATCGAGCGGACAAGCGATCGCCGGAAACGCGTGACGCGATCGAGACACTTTCGCGGGTCGGGCCGGTGTGCCCGGAATACTTCGGCGATCGCAAGGCGTTCGGCCGTGCGCTTTCGTCAGGCCTTGCCGTGTGCGAATTCACGTCGAACCCCGA from Burkholderia sp. WP9 encodes the following:
- a CDS encoding ParA family protein, with product MRTISVFSQKGGSGKSTIGIHVSVEASKSQKTALIDADGQGTGQAWASGRAKDEPAVVAGAPSNIRDLLASAEAEGYELAIVDCPPHINAGASELVSVADLVVVPVQPTFPDMAALNRALSVISAAGRPFVFVLNRADKRSPETRDAIETLSRVGPVCPEYFGDRKAFGRALSSGLAVCEFTSNPDDKAASEARAVYQWLMESMQ